In one window of Haloimpatiens sp. FM7315 DNA:
- a CDS encoding M20 family peptidase — protein MLSSKKHGFEVEENFLEIPTSFKGEFGNGHPKICYICEYDADPLKGHITGNNLTSTMAVGACLGLSKVISKSGGTVIILGCPGEYINGCKTTMAKQGVFKDIDVVLSAHPNTITTVALKSNALLPLKIKYSLKKDQEVPLLSCTATHCAALTYNFIDILKLNLPEGFSVENILMKGKCNPYLISSYFESNYLISANTIKNCEYIKNMILNFAKNLKDLMDLDLESNMYQLPYEEMISNDTLCRIFSHNLKETGIIDFHDFHDALPGLSLGSVSHVVPCINHFIKITENQDVAYPSSGFAKETLKDYAFNQSLKAIKALAITGLDLIENSNLLKEIKLEFSNKTK, from the coding sequence ATGCTCTCTTCTAAAAAACATGGTTTTGAAGTCGAAGAGAATTTTCTTGAAATCCCCACCTCCTTTAAAGGTGAGTTTGGAAATGGTCATCCGAAAATATGTTATATATGTGAATATGATGCAGATCCTTTGAAAGGCCATATTACAGGAAATAACTTAACAAGCACCATGGCAGTTGGAGCCTGCCTAGGTCTTTCAAAAGTAATCTCTAAATCAGGAGGAACTGTTATAATTCTTGGCTGTCCAGGAGAGTACATCAATGGATGTAAAACAACTATGGCAAAACAAGGAGTATTTAAAGATATTGATGTGGTTTTATCAGCCCACCCAAACACCATAACAACAGTGGCTTTAAAATCTAATGCACTGCTTCCGCTAAAGATTAAATATTCCCTAAAAAAAGACCAAGAGGTTCCTTTATTATCTTGTACTGCAACTCACTGTGCGGCCTTAACTTATAATTTTATAGATATACTAAAACTAAATTTACCAGAGGGATTTTCTGTTGAAAATATATTAATGAAGGGAAAATGTAATCCGTATTTAATATCCTCCTACTTTGAAAGTAACTATCTTATAAGTGCCAATACTATTAAAAACTGTGAATACATAAAAAATATGATTTTAAATTTTGCCAAAAACTTAAAAGACCTTATGGATCTAGATTTAGAATCAAACATGTATCAGCTTCCCTACGAAGAAATGATTTCAAACGATACCCTTTGCAGAATTTTTTCTCATAATTTAAAAGAAACCGGTATAATAGATTTTCATGATTTTCATGATGCTCTACCTGGTTTAAGTCTTGGTAGTGTAAGTCATGTAGTGCCTTGCATAAATCATTTTATTAAAATTACAGAAAATCAAGATGTAGCTTATCCTTCTTCAGGTTTTGCAAAAGAAACTTTAAAAGACTATGCCTTTAATCAAAGTTTAAAGGCAATCAAAGCTTTAGCTATTACTGGATTAGACTTAATTGAAAATAGTAACTTATTAAAAGAAATAAAACTAGAATTTTCAAATAAAACTAAATAA
- a CDS encoding sigma factor G inhibitor Gin, with amino-acid sequence MNKKNCIICGKPLNSGIIIKGRRICASCEKRIVKCHMDTDFYEYYKNCIKRNFASYMLRGEDLTCQDYHF; translated from the coding sequence ATGAATAAAAAAAATTGTATTATATGTGGTAAGCCTCTTAATAGTGGTATAATAATTAAAGGCAGGAGGATATGTGCTTCTTGTGAAAAGAGAATAGTAAAGTGTCATATGGATACTGATTTTTATGAGTATTATAAGAATTGCATAAAAAGAAATTTTGCAAGCTACATGTTAAGAGGAGAGGATTTAACTTGTCAAGATTACCACTTTTAG